In one window of Micromonospora cathayae DNA:
- a CDS encoding molybdopterin molybdotransferase MoeA, with amino-acid sequence MPGADAAVDPAAAPPPAGWEEARSRVYAVGLAAALPVVDRPLAETDGHTLAAPLAPRTDLPAFPTSSVDGWAVRGPGPWRVVGRVLAGGTPEPLTGDGTTVEIATGAMVPEGASAILRVEESTRTGDDRIAGTPRPAPEWRLPGEEARAGEELLPAGTPVDPALIGLAASCGYDSLPVRRPPRAALLVFGDELLTSGPPGAGRVRDALGPAVPAWLRRYGCQVRAADVTGPVADTLPAHVAALRQAVAGADLVCTTGGTMHGPVDHLHPALQALGADYVVNTVAVRPGFPMLLARLVGADGRARFVAGLPGNPQSAIVALVSLVAPLLAGLQGRPMPVLPHATLTEPIRGRGSYTHLALVRLDVAAGTARPVGHVGSAMLRGLAGADGFAVIRPDTSGEVGARVPVVPLPLMPGERTW; translated from the coding sequence CTGCCCGGGGCCGACGCCGCCGTGGATCCGGCCGCCGCGCCGCCGCCGGCCGGCTGGGAAGAGGCCCGGTCCCGGGTGTACGCGGTCGGGCTCGCCGCCGCGCTCCCCGTCGTGGACCGCCCCCTAGCCGAGACCGACGGCCACACCCTCGCCGCGCCGCTGGCCCCCCGCACCGACCTGCCGGCCTTCCCGACCTCCAGCGTCGACGGCTGGGCGGTCCGTGGCCCGGGGCCGTGGCGGGTCGTCGGTCGGGTCCTCGCCGGCGGTACGCCGGAGCCGTTGACCGGGGACGGCACCACGGTCGAGATCGCCACCGGCGCGATGGTGCCCGAGGGCGCGTCGGCCATCCTGCGCGTCGAGGAGTCCACCCGCACCGGCGACGACCGGATCGCCGGCACCCCCCGACCGGCCCCGGAATGGCGGCTGCCCGGTGAGGAGGCGCGGGCCGGCGAGGAACTCCTGCCGGCGGGCACCCCGGTCGACCCGGCGCTGATCGGTCTGGCCGCCTCCTGCGGGTACGACTCCCTCCCGGTCCGCCGACCGCCCCGCGCGGCGCTGCTGGTCTTCGGCGACGAACTGCTCACCTCCGGCCCACCCGGTGCCGGCCGGGTCCGCGACGCGCTCGGCCCGGCGGTGCCGGCCTGGCTGCGTCGGTACGGCTGCCAGGTGCGCGCCGCTGACGTGACCGGCCCGGTCGCCGACACCCTGCCGGCCCACGTGGCCGCGCTACGGCAGGCGGTGGCCGGGGCCGACCTGGTCTGCACCACCGGTGGGACGATGCACGGGCCGGTGGACCACCTGCACCCGGCTCTCCAGGCGCTCGGCGCGGACTACGTGGTCAACACCGTCGCGGTCCGACCCGGTTTCCCGATGCTGCTGGCCCGGCTGGTCGGTGCCGACGGCCGGGCCCGGTTCGTGGCCGGGCTGCCCGGCAACCCGCAGTCGGCGATCGTCGCGCTGGTCTCGCTGGTGGCTCCGCTGCTGGCCGGGCTCCAGGGCCGTCCGATGCCGGTGCTGCCGCACGCCACCCTGACCGAACCGATCCGGGGCCGGGGTTCCTACACGCACCTGGCGCTGGTCCGGCTGGACGTCGCGGCGGGCACCGCCCGGCCGGTCGGGCACGTCGGGTCGGCGATGCTGCGCGGGCTGGCCGGTGCCGACGGGTTCGCGGTGATCCGGCCGGACACCAGCGGGGAGGTCGGCGCACGGGTCCCGGTCGTGCCGTTGCCCCTCATGCCCGGCGAGCGGACGTGGTGA
- a CDS encoding putative bifunctional diguanylate cyclase/phosphodiesterase, giving the protein MNETDQQLRLLVGLVVVLALLVETIAVGIAAATRLPTSASDVAMLVMLTFMVFVSSSTKARIRIRSTTHSISWNETAIIIGVAIAPTPWVIVCTGLGVALGSLKLPAIKMAFGIGKNVLVAGTAGLVLAVLDWSWPPAELTGLVVPLAVAYLAAALVDDLLAIPVIALASRTRVSRQFRSNLDLRLTGFAVRFAVALATLVIIHADTRLLLALPPLVISLHLAYSHRIQTRTEQQAWQRLARTTDALNSVDLDQVLTTAVTQAAELFSADEVEIELHDGPRSVRGSSTTISYDGPPAGDRPTVDGSVIPIPLEGHDRTLDIGILRLRFRGPVRLSEREQYTLRTFASALCTAVRNAQAYAELARVAADHAHAATHDALTGLANRRHLLDQGSAQLEGRHADGVTALALIDLNHFKEINDTLGHAAGDRVLVQVAARLRDAAHHDDLVARLGGDEFAVLLRGLPAPAVAAHRTETLLAALREPFDLDGMRISVEASGGIAVAPTSGGMAELLRRADVAMYQAKRNGQRTASYTPTRDTADLGRLTLGGDLPRAVADHEFAVHFQPIVDLATGEVVGAEALTRWHHPTNGTVDPSRFLEAVERSGLLPAFAETVLDQALVALMSWREAGFDLPVAVNVSPRSLLDARFPGSVLARLRAHDLPPDRLMLELTENLTLSQLDVVDRVLGRLRDAGVRLALDDFGTGYSSLSLLSRIPVHEIKIDRSFVNDMETSAEATAVIRSTLDLGRSLDLTVVAEGVESEPQRRALWELGCLAGQGHLFARPMPAGRFLAALRRGAGGRPGTLAPPLHDAGAVIRLAPGRRQNGRNRPDRLPHFPA; this is encoded by the coding sequence GTGAATGAGACCGATCAGCAGCTCCGTCTGCTTGTCGGTCTCGTCGTCGTGCTGGCCCTCCTCGTCGAGACGATCGCGGTCGGCATCGCCGCGGCTACCCGGCTGCCGACCTCCGCCAGCGACGTCGCGATGCTGGTGATGCTCACCTTCATGGTCTTCGTCAGCAGCTCGACGAAAGCCAGAATTCGTATCCGTTCCACCACCCATTCGATCAGCTGGAACGAAACGGCAATCATCATCGGTGTGGCGATCGCACCCACACCGTGGGTGATCGTCTGCACCGGGCTCGGTGTCGCCCTGGGGTCGCTGAAGCTGCCGGCCATCAAGATGGCGTTCGGTATCGGCAAGAACGTACTCGTCGCCGGCACCGCCGGCCTCGTCCTGGCCGTCCTGGACTGGTCCTGGCCGCCGGCCGAACTGACCGGCCTCGTCGTCCCGCTGGCCGTCGCCTACCTCGCCGCCGCCCTCGTCGACGACCTGCTCGCCATCCCGGTGATCGCGCTCGCCTCCCGCACCCGCGTCTCCCGGCAGTTCCGCAGCAACCTGGACCTGCGCCTCACCGGCTTCGCGGTCCGGTTCGCGGTCGCCCTCGCCACCCTGGTCATCATCCACGCCGACACCCGCCTGCTGCTGGCCCTGCCACCACTGGTGATCAGCCTGCACCTGGCCTACTCGCACCGCATCCAGACCCGCACCGAACAGCAGGCGTGGCAGCGGCTCGCCCGCACCACCGACGCGCTCAACTCCGTCGACCTCGACCAGGTGCTGACCACCGCCGTCACCCAGGCCGCCGAACTCTTCTCCGCCGACGAGGTGGAGATCGAACTCCACGACGGGCCACGCAGCGTACGCGGCAGCAGCACCACGATCAGCTACGACGGCCCACCCGCCGGCGACCGGCCCACCGTGGACGGGTCGGTCATCCCCATCCCGCTCGAAGGACACGACCGCACCCTCGACATCGGCATCCTGCGACTGCGGTTCCGCGGCCCGGTCCGCCTCTCCGAGCGCGAGCAGTACACCCTGCGTACCTTCGCCTCGGCCCTGTGCACCGCGGTCCGCAACGCGCAGGCGTACGCCGAACTGGCCCGGGTCGCCGCCGACCACGCGCACGCCGCCACCCACGACGCCCTCACCGGCCTGGCCAACCGGCGGCACCTGCTCGACCAGGGCAGCGCCCAACTCGAGGGCCGGCACGCCGACGGCGTCACCGCGCTGGCCCTGATCGACCTGAACCACTTCAAGGAGATCAACGACACCCTCGGCCACGCCGCCGGGGACCGCGTCCTGGTCCAGGTGGCCGCCCGGCTACGCGACGCCGCCCACCACGACGACCTGGTCGCCCGGCTCGGCGGTGACGAGTTCGCCGTCCTGCTGCGCGGTCTTCCCGCCCCGGCGGTGGCCGCGCACCGCACCGAGACCCTGCTCGCCGCCCTGCGCGAACCGTTCGACCTGGATGGCATGCGGATCAGTGTCGAGGCCAGCGGCGGCATCGCCGTCGCGCCGACCAGCGGCGGCATGGCCGAACTGCTGCGCCGCGCCGACGTCGCCATGTACCAGGCCAAACGCAACGGCCAACGGACCGCCAGCTACACCCCCACCCGGGACACCGCCGACCTCGGCCGGCTCACCCTCGGCGGCGACCTGCCCCGGGCCGTCGCCGACCACGAGTTCGCCGTCCACTTCCAGCCCATCGTCGACCTCGCCACCGGGGAGGTGGTCGGCGCGGAGGCGCTCACCCGCTGGCACCACCCCACCAACGGCACCGTCGACCCGTCCCGGTTCCTGGAGGCCGTGGAACGCTCCGGCCTGCTCCCGGCCTTCGCCGAGACCGTCCTCGACCAGGCCCTGGTCGCCCTGATGAGCTGGCGCGAGGCCGGCTTCGACCTGCCGGTCGCGGTCAACGTGTCACCGCGCAGCCTGCTCGACGCCCGCTTCCCCGGCTCGGTGCTCGCCCGGCTACGCGCCCACGACCTGCCACCGGACCGGCTGATGCTGGAACTCACCGAGAACCTCACCCTCAGCCAGCTCGACGTCGTCGACCGGGTGCTCGGCCGGCTCCGCGACGCCGGCGTCCGGCTCGCCCTCGACGACTTCGGCACCGGCTACTCCTCGCTCTCCCTGCTCTCCCGCATCCCGGTGCACGAAATCAAGATCGACCGCAGCTTCGTCAACGACATGGAAACCTCCGCCGAGGCGACCGCCGTCATCCGCTCCACCCTCGACCTCGGCCGCAGCCTCGACCTGACCGTGGTCGCCGAAGGCGTGGAGAGCGAACCGCAACGCCGCGCCCTGTGGGAACTCGGCTGCCTCGCCGGCCAGGGCCACCTGTTCGCCCGCCCGATGCCCGCCGGCCGGTTCCTGGCCGCCCTCCGCCGGGGAGCCGGCGGCCGACCCGGCACCCTCGCCCCACCCCTGCACGACGCCGGTGCGGTGATCCGGCTCGCCCCCGGCCGCCGACAGAACGGCCGGAACCGCCCGGACCGTCTGCCACACTTTCCCGCGTGA
- a CDS encoding phosphoribosyltransferase produces MTTYRDRPDATTYRDRADAGNTLADRLGGLTGQTDVIVLGLVRGGVPVARVIADRLGVPLDVLVVRKLGMPWAPEVAFGALGPGGVRVLNDPIASRLAPDDVAEVTRREQAELDRREKLYRAGRPPLDLTGRTAVVVDDGLATGATARAAVQVARHLGARRVVVAVPVGSEEAYEMLAAEADQVVCAQRPPDFSAVSRYYDDFHEVDDDEVTGALATTS; encoded by the coding sequence ATGACCACGTACCGCGACCGCCCAGACGCCACCACGTACCGCGACCGCGCCGACGCCGGCAACACCCTCGCCGACCGGCTCGGCGGGCTCACCGGCCAGACCGACGTCATCGTGCTCGGCCTCGTCCGGGGTGGGGTACCGGTCGCCCGGGTGATCGCCGACCGGCTCGGCGTACCCCTGGACGTGCTGGTGGTCCGGAAACTCGGCATGCCGTGGGCCCCCGAGGTGGCCTTCGGCGCGCTCGGACCCGGCGGCGTACGGGTGCTCAACGACCCGATCGCCAGCCGGCTCGCCCCCGACGACGTCGCCGAGGTCACCCGACGTGAACAGGCCGAACTGGACCGCCGGGAGAAGCTCTACCGGGCCGGCCGGCCACCGCTGGACCTGACCGGCCGGACCGCCGTCGTCGTTGACGACGGCCTCGCCACCGGCGCCACCGCCCGCGCCGCCGTCCAGGTCGCCCGGCACCTCGGTGCCCGCCGGGTCGTGGTCGCCGTACCGGTCGGCTCCGAGGAGGCGTACGAGATGCTCGCCGCCGAAGCCGACCAGGTCGTCTGCGCCCAGCGGCCACCCGACTTCAGCGCGGTCAGCCGCTACTACGACGACTTCCACGAGGTCGACGACGACGAGGTCACCGGGGCGCTCGCCACGACCTCCTGA
- a CDS encoding zf-TFIIB domain-containing protein: MQLTCPKCHGDMRQYERSGVVVDQCGECRGIFLDRGELEKLFEAEANWNKQHNAGPPAPHQPGHAPAPHAPGHAPAPPGGGYVPPPPPPPGAAPHHQPGYGTVPPPPPPPGYPAAPAPAYGGHTAHGQQHYGYHGHYRRKKKQHGFLGELFD, encoded by the coding sequence ATGCAGCTCACCTGTCCCAAATGCCACGGAGACATGCGCCAGTACGAGCGCAGCGGAGTAGTCGTCGACCAGTGCGGCGAGTGTCGGGGCATCTTCCTCGACCGCGGCGAACTGGAGAAGCTGTTCGAGGCGGAGGCCAACTGGAACAAGCAGCACAACGCCGGCCCGCCGGCCCCGCACCAGCCCGGACACGCCCCCGCACCGCACGCGCCGGGGCATGCTCCCGCCCCGCCCGGCGGCGGTTACGTACCCCCGCCGCCGCCCCCGCCCGGTGCCGCGCCGCACCACCAGCCCGGCTACGGAACGGTCCCCCCGCCCCCGCCGCCGCCCGGTTACCCGGCCGCGCCCGCGCCCGCCTACGGCGGCCACACCGCGCACGGCCAGCAGCACTACGGCTACCACGGCCACTACCGCCGCAAGAAGAAGCAGCACGGCTTCCTCGGCGAACTCTTCGACTGA
- a CDS encoding molybdenum cofactor biosynthesis protein MoaE, with protein MTPALVEVTTGPLDLAAHEAAVADRRAGAVVSFQGVVRDHDHGRPVTALEYEGHPSAVEVLREVAAEVAADPDVYAVAVSHRIGPLEIGDAALVAAVSTAHRAAAFAACARLVDEVKARLPIWKRQVFADGTEEWVNCP; from the coding sequence GTGACCCCGGCGCTCGTCGAGGTGACCACCGGGCCGCTCGACCTCGCCGCGCACGAGGCCGCGGTGGCGGACCGGCGGGCCGGCGCGGTGGTCTCCTTCCAGGGCGTGGTCCGCGACCACGACCACGGCCGACCGGTGACCGCCCTGGAGTACGAGGGCCACCCGAGCGCCGTCGAGGTGCTCCGGGAGGTGGCCGCCGAGGTGGCCGCGGACCCGGACGTCTACGCGGTCGCCGTCTCGCACCGGATCGGGCCGCTGGAGATCGGGGACGCCGCCCTGGTGGCCGCGGTCAGTACGGCCCACCGGGCGGCGGCCTTCGCGGCCTGCGCCCGGCTGGTCGACGAGGTCAAGGCGCGGCTGCCGATCTGGAAGCGGCAGGTCTTCGCCGACGGTACCGAGGAGTGGGTCAACTGCCCCTGA
- the moaC gene encoding cyclic pyranopterin monophosphate synthase MoaC: MTEPAQLTHLDPAGAARMVDVSAKQVSGRRAVAAGRLRTTPEVIGLLRRDGLPKGDALAVGRLAGIMGAKRTPELIPLCHPIALHGVTVDFALTDDTVEITATAKTADRTGVEMEALTAVATAGLALVDMVKAVDPAASVDAVRVLRKEGGKTGDWHRPEDRP; encoded by the coding sequence GTGACCGAACCCGCGCAGTTGACGCATCTCGATCCGGCGGGTGCCGCCCGCATGGTCGACGTATCGGCCAAGCAGGTCTCCGGCCGCCGGGCCGTCGCGGCCGGCCGGCTGCGGACCACCCCCGAAGTGATCGGGCTGCTCCGCCGGGACGGCCTGCCCAAGGGCGACGCGCTCGCCGTCGGGCGGCTCGCCGGCATCATGGGCGCCAAGCGCACCCCGGAGCTGATCCCGCTCTGCCACCCCATCGCCCTGCACGGGGTGACCGTCGACTTCGCGCTGACCGACGACACGGTGGAGATCACCGCCACGGCGAAGACGGCCGACCGGACCGGGGTCGAGATGGAGGCGCTCACCGCCGTCGCCACCGCCGGGCTCGCCCTGGTCGACATGGTCAAGGCCGTCGATCCGGCGGCCTCCGTCGACGCGGTACGCGTACTGCGCAAGGAGGGCGGGAAGACCGGCGACTGGCACCGGCCCGAGGACCGGCCGTGA
- a CDS encoding glycosyltransferase 87 family protein, with protein sequence MPATVGRRADRLAPVRRAVRRIDRRTAVRLGVVAAAVYTAWMAVGVFGRPYNFFDMKIYHGAMVWWVTGNELYDFIAPRTTLGFTYPPFAGLVMLPMAHLPVQVAGWLNALGSIAALAVVLAGLLRPIVDRLGQPLWFVVAVAVPLAVAIEPVRETLGYGQVNLLLFALIVADLIGLRWRARRGTRYRRDDGPLRRFVFSGVWAGAGIGLATSVKLTPALFIVYLLITRQWRAASTAIGTAIGVTLGMFAVAGPESRAYFTRVLWQTERVGAADMTPNQSLAGLLARLYDSIETPGLLWFSFAVLVLALGLSRAASARAEGDELTAFTLVGLTTNVISPISWTHHLVWVIPAIMVLADAAVRRREASRGLLQRSGQFSSYGGPPGVNGLRPPIWYPTMTGFRHGAAAVALYLIFLISPIWPYEHQLPEVSHYADGLFGALMENSLALALIVLVAALPWRPGAEPAFYTDRLAWADLANRR encoded by the coding sequence ATGCCGGCGACCGTCGGGAGACGGGCGGACCGCCTCGCCCCCGTCCGCCGCGCAGTTCGGCGGATCGACCGCCGTACGGCCGTACGCCTCGGCGTGGTGGCCGCCGCCGTCTACACCGCCTGGATGGCGGTCGGCGTGTTCGGGCGGCCCTACAACTTCTTCGACATGAAGATCTACCACGGGGCGATGGTCTGGTGGGTCACCGGTAACGAGCTGTACGACTTCATCGCCCCCCGCACCACCCTGGGTTTCACCTATCCACCGTTCGCCGGGCTGGTCATGCTGCCGATGGCGCACCTGCCGGTACAGGTCGCGGGCTGGCTCAACGCGCTCGGCAGCATCGCCGCCCTGGCCGTGGTCCTGGCCGGGCTGCTCCGGCCGATCGTCGACCGGCTCGGTCAGCCGCTCTGGTTCGTGGTCGCGGTCGCGGTGCCGCTCGCGGTCGCCATCGAACCGGTCCGCGAGACGCTCGGCTACGGCCAGGTGAACCTGCTGCTCTTCGCGCTGATCGTCGCCGACCTGATCGGATTGCGGTGGCGCGCCCGACGGGGCACCCGGTACCGCCGGGACGACGGGCCGCTGCGCCGGTTCGTGTTCAGCGGCGTCTGGGCCGGTGCGGGGATCGGGCTGGCCACCTCGGTGAAGCTCACCCCGGCCCTGTTCATCGTCTATCTGCTGATCACCCGCCAGTGGCGGGCCGCGTCGACCGCGATCGGCACCGCGATCGGGGTCACGCTCGGCATGTTCGCCGTCGCCGGGCCGGAGTCCCGCGCCTACTTCACCCGGGTGCTCTGGCAGACCGAGCGGGTCGGCGCGGCCGACATGACCCCGAACCAGTCGTTGGCCGGGCTGCTGGCCCGGCTCTACGACTCGATCGAGACGCCCGGCCTGCTCTGGTTCTCCTTCGCGGTGCTGGTGCTCGCGCTCGGCCTGTCCCGGGCCGCCAGCGCCCGCGCCGAAGGCGACGAGCTGACCGCGTTCACCCTGGTCGGGCTCACCACCAACGTGATCAGCCCGATCTCCTGGACGCATCACCTGGTCTGGGTCATCCCGGCGATCATGGTGCTGGCCGACGCCGCGGTCCGTCGCCGGGAGGCCAGCCGCGGGCTGTTGCAGCGGTCCGGGCAGTTCTCGTCGTACGGGGGGCCGCCCGGGGTCAACGGCCTCCGCCCGCCGATCTGGTACCCGACGATGACCGGGTTCCGGCACGGGGCCGCCGCCGTGGCGCTCTACCTGATCTTCCTGATCTCACCCATCTGGCCGTACGAGCACCAGCTCCCCGAGGTGTCGCACTACGCCGACGGACTGTTCGGCGCGCTGATGGAGAACTCGCTGGCGCTGGCGCTGATCGTGCTGGTGGCGGCGCTGCCGTGGCGACCGGGTGCCGAGCCGGCCTTCTACACCGACCGCCTGGCCTGGGCCGATCTCGCCAACCGGCGCTGA
- a CDS encoding maleylpyruvate isomerase N-terminal domain-containing protein, with the protein MVEIRQHEALAEAYAGVTAVVGALDDADLQRPTRCRGWLVVDLLLHLTGDAQRALVTLASPADGPADTDHVGYWRDFPAGSGFASTRRPAPRGGDTDDLARRHAWWVRRSAAAFERPGGVVRVWSDTAPAAVRAAAAADPTAFVTTQGHVLRVADFLATLTTEAVLHHLDLVLDLPTAPGPGPLARSVATATMDGLLGVDAARPARWTGDEYLLKAAGRLPLTDHDRAELGAAAGAFPLLG; encoded by the coding sequence ATGGTCGAGATCCGGCAGCACGAGGCCCTCGCCGAGGCGTACGCGGGCGTCACCGCCGTCGTGGGCGCACTCGACGATGCCGACCTGCAACGTCCCACCCGCTGTCGGGGCTGGCTCGTCGTCGACCTGCTCCTGCACCTGACCGGCGACGCCCAACGCGCGCTGGTCACCCTGGCCAGCCCGGCCGACGGCCCGGCCGACACCGACCACGTCGGGTACTGGCGCGACTTCCCGGCCGGCTCCGGTTTCGCCTCCACCCGACGCCCCGCCCCACGCGGCGGTGACACCGACGACCTGGCCCGCCGGCACGCCTGGTGGGTCCGTCGGTCCGCCGCCGCCTTCGAACGCCCCGGCGGCGTCGTCCGGGTCTGGTCCGACACCGCCCCGGCTGCCGTACGGGCGGCTGCCGCCGCCGACCCGACGGCCTTCGTCACCACCCAGGGACACGTCCTACGGGTCGCGGACTTCCTCGCCACCCTGACCACCGAGGCGGTACTGCACCACCTCGATCTCGTCCTGGACCTGCCCACCGCGCCCGGCCCCGGCCCGCTGGCCCGGTCCGTGGCGACCGCGACGATGGACGGTCTGCTCGGCGTCGACGCGGCCCGCCCCGCCCGGTGGACCGGGGACGAGTACCTGCTGAAGGCGGCCGGTCGGCTCCCGCTGACCGACCACGACCGCGCGGAACTGGGCGCGGCGGCCGGCGCGTTCCCCCTGCTGGGCTAG
- a CDS encoding glycosyltransferase family 87 protein has protein sequence MTAARQPASPPPRGWATARHAWHRADTAAGGLPLDLGLYTVSALFAGITAVTSTLPPHRAWGAIAVFGYLAAAVLAAGQLAARRHRPDTPLGGTPARAAITALTWVTTTLLPLGWQAGQRADGRTDRAQEEVLVVEHSGARLVHDGTPYLGPDAIAALPPGEQLLGYTPYQPGMALFGLPRAALDTWWTDARLAFALVTAVVLALAVHVLRTRNATGPGRAPALDPALLHAGQPGPADRLEPALLRAVQAATVLPICALTLATGGDDLPVLALCLLALALAATGRPGPAGIAVGLAGALKLLAWPVALVLLCWAYTRRATGRFAAGAFGLPAVALLPALLVDRDALVENVLRFPLGQGLVTSPAQSPLPGHLIATGLPAGRAIATALLVVTGLAIAVRLLRLPPRTAATSAVICGYGLLAAIALMPATRFGYLLYPIALLVWAPALRIAETPVSSPDHRTETADRA, from the coding sequence GTGACCGCAGCCCGACAGCCGGCCAGCCCGCCCCCGCGCGGTTGGGCCACCGCCCGACACGCCTGGCACCGGGCCGACACCGCCGCCGGCGGCCTCCCCCTCGACCTCGGCCTCTACACCGTCTCCGCGCTCTTCGCCGGGATCACCGCGGTCACCTCCACCCTGCCGCCGCACCGGGCCTGGGGCGCGATCGCGGTCTTCGGCTACCTGGCCGCCGCCGTACTCGCCGCCGGGCAGCTCGCCGCCCGCCGGCACCGCCCGGACACCCCGCTCGGCGGCACCCCCGCCCGCGCCGCGATCACCGCCCTGACCTGGGTCACCACCACCCTGCTCCCCCTCGGCTGGCAGGCCGGGCAACGCGCCGACGGACGCACCGACCGCGCCCAGGAGGAGGTCCTCGTCGTCGAACACTCCGGCGCGAGACTCGTCCACGACGGCACCCCCTACCTCGGCCCCGACGCCATCGCCGCCCTCCCGCCCGGCGAACAACTCCTCGGCTACACCCCGTACCAGCCCGGCATGGCCCTGTTCGGCCTGCCCCGGGCCGCCCTCGACACCTGGTGGACCGACGCCCGGCTGGCGTTCGCCCTGGTCACCGCCGTCGTACTGGCGCTGGCCGTGCACGTGCTACGCACCCGGAACGCGACCGGCCCCGGTCGGGCACCGGCCCTCGACCCCGCCCTGCTCCACGCCGGCCAACCGGGTCCGGCCGACCGCCTCGAACCCGCCCTGCTCCGCGCCGTCCAGGCCGCCACCGTCCTGCCGATCTGCGCGCTCACCCTCGCCACCGGCGGCGACGACCTCCCCGTACTCGCCCTCTGCCTGCTCGCCCTGGCCCTCGCCGCCACCGGCCGCCCCGGCCCGGCCGGTATCGCCGTCGGCCTCGCCGGCGCGCTGAAACTCCTCGCCTGGCCGGTCGCCCTGGTCCTGCTCTGCTGGGCGTACACCCGCCGGGCCACCGGCCGGTTCGCGGCCGGCGCGTTCGGCCTACCCGCCGTCGCCCTGCTCCCCGCCCTGCTCGTCGACCGGGACGCCCTGGTCGAGAACGTGCTGCGCTTCCCGCTCGGCCAGGGCCTGGTCACCAGCCCCGCCCAGTCCCCGCTCCCCGGCCACCTCATCGCCACCGGCCTGCCCGCCGGCCGGGCCATCGCCACCGCCCTGCTGGTCGTCACCGGCCTCGCCATCGCCGTCCGGCTGCTGCGCCTACCGCCGCGCACCGCCGCCACCAGCGCCGTCATCTGCGGGTACGGGCTGCTCGCCGCGATCGCCCTGATGCCCGCCACCCGCTTCGGCTACCTGCTCTACCCGATCGCCCTGCTGGTCTGGGCCCCCGCCCTCCGGATCGCCGAGACGCCCGTCTCTTCGCCGGACCACCGGACGGAGACCGCCGACAGGGCGTAG
- a CDS encoding MogA/MoaB family molybdenum cofactor biosynthesis protein, whose amino-acid sequence MIRARVIVASNRAAAGVYADTSGPLLVAGLRELGCVVDEPVVVPDGEPVGTALRAAVADGVDVVLTSGGTGVTPTDRTPDVTRAVLDHEIPGIAEAIRAHSRAAVPTAVLSRGLAGVAGRTLVVNLPGSTGGARDGLAVLGPILRHTVDQLRGGDH is encoded by the coding sequence GTGATCCGGGCCCGGGTGATCGTGGCGTCCAACCGGGCCGCCGCCGGGGTGTACGCCGACACCAGTGGACCACTGCTCGTCGCCGGCCTGCGCGAGCTGGGCTGTGTGGTCGACGAACCGGTCGTGGTGCCCGACGGCGAACCGGTCGGTACGGCGTTGCGGGCCGCCGTCGCCGACGGCGTCGACGTGGTGCTGACCAGCGGGGGCACCGGGGTCACCCCGACCGACCGCACCCCGGACGTCACCCGGGCCGTGCTCGACCACGAGATCCCCGGCATCGCCGAGGCGATCCGGGCACACAGCCGGGCCGCCGTCCCCACCGCGGTGCTCTCCCGAGGGCTCGCCGGGGTGGCGGGTCGCACGCTGGTGGTGAACCTCCCCGGCTCGACCGGCGGGGCCCGGGACGGTCTCGCCGTGCTCGGCCCGATCCTGCGGCACACGGTCGACCAACTCCGTGGCGGCGACCACTGA